A part of Diachasmimorpha longicaudata isolate KC_UGA_2023 chromosome 11, iyDiaLong2, whole genome shotgun sequence genomic DNA contains:
- the LOC135167330 gene encoding ATP-binding cassette subfamily G member 4 → MEILMHEASNGVSPIAQDNATPAEIPASKMERLSDEKSPKNGSGKGSKGPEESPLLGKVKADHEVTDIVFENISYRVGFGLIRKDFKEILHGIYGRLPARQLIAIMGPSGAGKSTLLDILSGYRLTGISGNVYVNGQTRDLDAFRRSSAYITQDDRLQPLLTVIENMRVAADLKLGTNIPRQTKEQIIEEILVTLGLFDHQTTRASRLSGGQQKRLSIALELVNNPTVMFLDEPTTGLDSSTCMQVVQLLKVLARQGRTIVCTIHQPSASLFQLFDQVLVVANGYCLYQGATDQLVPYLESVKLPCPIYHNPADYVIELACGEYGYDKIENLVNASDNGRNLQWFNNKERFVSSIEVAIDSSRDGEKILDTNEKTGKFDEGESEKNSVLKNMNKKKSRQATSQLHQLKILLQRGFIKSKRDTTLTYLRLLVNIFTGIMLGTLFIGAGNQGHRVLENYNLLFAILMHHMMTSMMLTVLTFPSEMNILKKEHFNRWYSLKMFYVSVTIIDIPVAVICCAAFSGIIYTMSAQPMEWSRFSMFFTISMLVVFTAQSFGLVIGAVFSVVNGTFLAPTLSVPMMMFAGFGVNLRDLPAYLRPGSYLSYLRYGLEGYIHAIYGEQRETLECAKAEEYCHYKYPKKFLTEIVAMEPDQFWNDVFGLTVLLLVLRICSYFLLRWKLQSSR, encoded by the exons ATGGAGATTCTGATGCACGAGGCCTCCAACGGGGTATCTCCGATTGCACAGGATAATGCGACTCCTGCGGAAATTCCAGCGTCGAAAATGGAGCGCTTGAGTGATGAGAAAAGTCCAAAAAATGGATCGGGAAAGGGTTCGAAGGGCCCCGAGGAGTCACCACTGCTTGGCAAGGTCAAGGCTGATCACGAAGTTACGGATATTGTGTTTGAAAATATAAGCTATCGCGTCGGATTCGGATTAATTCGAAAag ATTTCAAGGAGATATTGCATGGTATATATGGACGACTCCCTGCAAGACAGCTGATTGCCATAATGGGCCCTTCCGGTGCCGGAAAATCAACCCTACTCGACATACTATCTGGCTATCGTCTGACCGGTATCAGTGGTAATGTTTACGTTAATGGACAAACACGTGATCTGGATGCATTCAGAAGATCAAGTGCCTACATAACTCAGGACGATCGTCTTCAGCCCCTGCTTACcgtaattgaaaatatgagaGTCGCCGCTGATCTGAAACTTGGTACGAACATACCAAGACAGACCAAAGAACAAATT ATTGAAGAAATACTTGTGACACTGGGACTGTTCGATCATCAGACGACGAGGGCGAGTAGGCTGAGTGGTGGACAGCAAAAACGTTTGTCAATTGCCCTTGAGTTGGTTAATAATCCGACTGTCATGTTCCTCGATGAACCCACCAC GGGATTAGATAGCTCCACATGCATGCAAGTTGTCCAGCTGCTCAAGGTCCTCGCGAGACAAGGAAGGACCATTGTATGCACCATTCATCAGCCCAGTGCTTCGTTATTCCAGTTATTCGATCAA GTACTTGTTGTGGCCAACGGCTACTGCCTGTATCAAGGGGCCACTGATCAATTAGTACCCTATTTAGAGAGTGTTAAACTACCATGCCCGATATATCACAATCCAGCTGATTATGTTATTGAATTGGCCTGCGGTGAATATGGTTACGATAAAATCGAGAACCTCGTTAATGCATCCGACAATGGCAGAAATTTACAGTGGTTCAATAATAAAGAGCGCTTTGTATCGTCAATCGAGGTTGCTATTGATTCATCGAGGgatggagaaaaaatactAGACACCAATGAAAAAACAG GAAAATTCGATGAAGGGGAGAGTGAGAAAAACagtgtattaaaaaatatgaataagaaaaaatctCGGCAAGCTACGTCACAACTTCATCAGCTGAAAATATTGCTACAACGAGGATTTATAAAAAGTAAAAGAGATACG ACTTTGACATATCTAAGATTGCTGGTTAATATTTTCACGGGTATAATGCTCGGGACGCTGTTTATTGGGGCTGGTAATCAGGGACACCGAGTTCTGGAAAATTATAACTTACTTTTTGCTATTCTAATGCATCATATGATGACATCCATGATGTTAACAGTTCTTACAT TTCCATCGGAGATGAACATCTTGAAGAAAGAACATTTTAACAGATGGTACAGTCTCAAAATGTTCTACGTGTCGGTGACAATTATTGACATACCCGTTGCTGTGATATGCTGTGCTGCATTTTCGGGCATTATCTACACAATGTCTGCACAGCCCATGGAGTGGAGCAGATTCTCAATGTTCTTCACAATTAGCATGCTCGTTGTTTTTACTGCCCAGAGCTTTGGTCTCGTCATCGGAGCTGTCTTCAGTGTTGTG AATGGGACGTTCTTGGCGCCAACTCTCTCAGTCCCAATGATGATGTTCGCTGGTTTTGGCGTTAACTTGAGGGATCTTCCAGCATATTTGAGGCCTGGAAGTTACCTGAGTTACTTGCGATACGGCCTCGAGGGCTACATTCACGCGATTTACGGTGAACAACGTGAGACACTCGAGTGTGCGAAAGCTGAAGAGTACTGCCATTACAAATATCCGAAGAAATTTCTGACTGAAATTGTGGCCATGGAACCCGATCAATTTTGGAACGATGTCTTTGGACTGACTGTTCTGCTTCTAGTGTTAAGGATATGCTCCTACTTTCTGTTGAGGTGGAAACTCCAGTCTTCACGATAA
- the LOC135167115 gene encoding uncharacterized protein LOC135167115: MTSGPHQSSHASPSRSSLSCCQGGDDNSSSNDVSDIPELTDNNNYVVTKKHTFPKRPEIDLTFKDVKYSVKTWNLRYLKRESKEILHGVSGQFRAGELTAIMGPSGAGKSTLLNVLAGFTVQGASGEIFVNGKRRTPYSERWKRTSTYIQQDSLPRTKLTVGEAMTLAANLKLGYTISSTLKHSQVLDLLDMLGLNHCYDTLCGRLSGGQKKRLDVAFELLSNPSVLFLDEPTTGLDSASCSSCIALLQRLARIEKRTVVCTIHQPSALLFEMFDSLYALADGHCIYRGPISSLLPHLMSIGVSCPSYHNPADFLIEVAIGDYEVTVDKLAMAAEDMWHDNQEILIKKIEQKEKMIEAPVTEEPPPPAGFLAQCYLLYKRQLLSLRRDSSLMIVRLLCHLMIGIIFGYLYKGSGYRANSVLANYVYLYGSLLLIVYTGKMAVTLAFPLEMQILTREHFNRWYKLGPYYISLLLIEIPFQAACAATYLVVSYWLTGQPVETQRILCFMAVCISASLCAQAWGFFIGATTPVKIAVFAGPVIAVLFSVFGFCIRYMDTPVYFRWIFHISYFRAGFHSLLYTIYGFERKELYCDEIYCHYKRPSQFLKEMEIKDTNVVNNLVLIVGMGVLMHLLTASALWCKLNRRSQCLDCKMFWFINISNDVTIGVLFICENYMASTNKGPKSSTEPCQYVCAAFRALNHRSRENYPSGISIRRFLPRRYHSNSNSVSPRSPVIPSHWLCNLLNKRPLQQLIINEQLRICRTTLEMWINLCAALREQKEKPMHQEFWSSVSELIVGNSDSNNCIMKNFPEDSMDSLQRSLNLTFDGISQSVNTGILRREKRQLLHNVSGDFRAGELTAVMGLSGAGKSTLMDILAGFTFPQSGHVFVNNSPRELAAFRRTSAYIMQDHYLEPLLTVEETMKVAADLKLRSTDENKSEKIEHILGALGLANSKQTRTGNLSGGQRKRLTIALELLNNPPFMLFDEPTSGLDTVASKQCLNLLKALAREGPRTVIITIHQPSATLLDMIDHLHVLADGSCIYTGGTRNLISYLSDHGLQCPTHYNPADFLMEICNGDYGDYNKILSQSIENGKSNAWRSPSEAKVHWSFEDGLNMGLYDGDSVDERSTSGYYATGFPGQFGVLFRRNFIKLSRDRILTFTRLSMHCLIAIFKGSVFYNVGMDAEEARNNTGLLFMSLMFVMFSAFSATLITFPLILPIVVREHFNRWYKLHSFYLANKLADLPIQIVAVTLYMLILYFMTGQIAEGRRFLLLLTCYIAVSLVAQLIGLICGIVLSIKYGVIFGPFFIMPFVLFSGFFVHLTDAPWYLQWLFHGSFLKYGFQGAMTSIYGFGRAKMPCNDIYCHYTYPTKLLMDFGMKTAEYWMPIIVLVILYVILDLTAYCCLRLKLKKIL; the protein is encoded by the exons TGTTCAAGGTGCATCGGGTGAAATTTTTGTCAATGGTAAACGCCGCACACCGTACAGCGAACGATGGAAGAGAACATCGACTTATATACAACAGGACTCATTACCGCGTACTAAATTGACTGTTGGCGAGGCCATGACACTTGCAGCCAATCTCAAGCTGGGATACACGATTAGCTCTACATTAAAACATTCGCAG GTACTAGACCTGCTAGACATGCTAGGACTAAACCACTGTTACGACACTCTTTGCGGGCGTCTATCAGGTGGCCAGAAGAAACGCCTGGATGTTGCATTCGAACTCCTCAGCAATCCCTCAGTATTATTTCTCGACGAGCCCACCACAG GTCTCGACTCGGCGTCGTGTAGCTCGTGTATTGCATTGCTCCAGAGATTGGCTAGAATTGAGAAGCGCACAGTGGTTTGTACGATACACCAACCCAGTGCCCTGTTATTCGAAATGTTCGACTCACTTTATGCCCTGGCCGATGGTCACTGCATATATCGCGGTCCAATTTCATCACTCTTACCACACTTGATGTCGATAGGTGTCTCATGTCCATCATACCACAATCCAGCTGATTTTTTGATTGAAGTTGCAATTGGAGATTATGAGGTAACAGTTGATAAACTCGCAATGGCCGCCGAAGACATGTGGCACGACAATCAggaaattttgattaaaaaaattgagcagAAGGAAAAGATGATTGAAGCGCCTGTCACTGAGgaaccaccaccaccagctGGATTTTTAGCTCAGTGCTATTTACTTTATAAAAGACAATTACTCAGTCTGAGACGAGACTCATCGTTGATGATAGTTAGACTTCTCTGTCATCTGATGATTGGAATAATCTTTGGATATTTGTACAAAGGAAGTGGCTATCGTGCTAACAGTGTTCTTGCCAATTATGTTTATCTTTATGGATCACTTTTGCTCATTGTTTACACTGGAAAAATGGCTGTCACACTGGCATTTCCCCTGGAAATGCAGATACTGACGAGGGAGCATTTTAATAGATGGTACAAATTGGGACCATATTACATTAGTTTACTGCTGATTGAGataccttttcaagctgcgtGTGCTGCAACTTATTTGGTCGTAAGCTACTGGCTTACTGGACAACCGGTGGAGACACAGCGAATTCTATGTTTTATGGCTGTCTGCATTTCTGCCAGTTTGTGTGCACAGGCTTGGGGATTTTTCATTGGGGCTACAACACCTGTCAAG ATTGCTGTTTTCGCTGGTCCAGTGATAGCAGTCCTATTCTCCGTGTTCGGCTTCTGCATTCGTTACATGGACACCCCAGTATACTTCCGTTGGATATTCCACATATCCTACTTCAGAGCTGGCTTCCACAGTCTTCTCTATACGATCTATGGATTCGAGAGGAAAGAACTATATTGCGATGAAATTTACTGTCATTATAAACGACCATCGCAATTCCTCAAGGAGATGGAGATCAAGGATACTAATGTCGTAAATAATCTCGTGCTTATTGTCGGCATGGGTGTACTGATGCATTTGTTAACAGCAAGTGCACTCTGGTGCAAACTTAACAGAAGAT CCCAGTGTCTAGATTGTAAGATGTTTTGGTTTATAAATATATCGAACGATGTGACAATTGGAGTGTTGTTCATTTGTGAAAATTACATGG CAAGTACCAACAAAGGCCCCAAATCGTCGACAGAGCCGTGTCAATACGTGTGCGCTGCATTTCGTGCGTTGAACCACCGTTCGCGAGAGAATTATCCCTCAGGGATATCTATCCGCAGATTCCTCCCACGACGGTACCACTCAAATTCTAATTCCGTGAGTCCCAGATCCCCAGTAATCCCCAGTCACTGGCTGTGTAATCTCCTCAACAAACG TCCCCTTCAACAGTTAATTATCAATGAACAACTGCGCATATGTAGGACAACT TTGGAGATGTGGATTAATCTATGTGCTGCCTTGAGAGAACAAAAAGAAAAGCCCATGCATCAA GAATTCTGGTCGTCAGTCAGTGAGTTAATTGTTGGTAACAGTGACAGTAACAATTGCATTATGAAGAACTTCCCGGAGGATTCGATGGACTCACTCCAACGATCTTTGAACCTGACCTTTGACGGAATCTCTCAGAGTGTTAACACAGGCATATTGAGGAGAG AGAAACGTCAGCTGCTGCACAATGTCAGTGGGGACTTCAGAGCTGGTGAATTGACAGCTGTTATGGGCCTTTCGGGCGCTGGCAAGTCTACCCTCATGGATATTCTCGCTGGCTTCAC aTTCCCGCAGAGTGGCCATGTATTTGTAAACAACAGTCCTCGTGAGCTAGCAGCATTCAGAAGAACATCAGCATATATTATGCAGGATCATTACTTAGAACCGTTACTAACCGTCGAGGAGACGATGAAGGTTGCAGCTGATCTGAAGCTCCGTTCGACCGATGAGAACAAGTCTGAGAAG ATTGAACACATTCTGGGTGCACTGGGCCTCGCCAATTCCAAACAGACCAGAACAGGCAATCTCAGTGGAGGACAGCGGAAGAGACTAACTATTGCTCTTGAACTTCTGAATAATCCACCGTTCATGTTGTTTGACGAGCCAACAAG TGGCCTTGATACTGTTGCATCTAAACAGTGTCTGAATTTATTGAAGGCATTGGCACGCGAAGGACCACGCACGGTAATTATAACGATACACCAACCTAGTGCAACCCTGTTGGACATGATCGATCATTTACACGTACTCGCTGATGGCTCGTGCATTTACACAGGTGGTACAAGAAATCTGATATCCTATCTATCTGACCATGGTCTCCAGTGTCCAACCCACTACAATCCAGCTGATTTTT TGATGGAAATATGCAATGGAGATTACGGTGATTACAATAAAATCCTCAGTCAGTCCATTGAGAATGGAAAGAGCAATGCCTGGAGGTCACCGTCGGAGGCTAAGGTACATTGGTCCTTTGAAGATGGACTCAATATGGGACTCTACGATGGAGATAGTGTGGATGAAAGATCGACTTCTGGGTACTATGCCACTGGGTTTCCGGGACAATTCGGCGTGCTTTTTAGGAGAAATTTCATCAAACTTTCTAGGGATAgg ATTCTCACGTTCACAAGACTCAGCATGCATTGCCTCATAGCAATTTTCAAAGGATCGGTATTTTACAACGTTGGTATGGATGCTGAAGAGGCTCGCAATAACACTGGCCTACTATTTATGAGCCTCATGTTTGTCATGTTCAGTGCCTTCAGTGCGACTTTAATtactt TTCCCCTCATACTGCCAATCGTCGTGCGAGAACACTTCAATCGATGGTACAAACTGCACTCATTCTACTTGGCGAACAAATTGGCGGATCTACCAATTCAGATCGTGGCTGTGACATTATATATGTTGATTCTCTATTTCATGACTGGACAGATAGCCGAGGGCCGGAGGTTTCTCCTTCTGTTGACTTGCTACATTGCCGTTTCACTCGTAGCTCAGCTTATTGGACTTATTTGTGGAATTGTTCTTAGTATAAAG TATGGAGTGATATTCGGCCCTTTCTTCATTATGCCGTTTGTATTATTCAGTGGCTTTTTTGTGCATTTGACTGATGCTCCCTGGTATCTTCAGTGGCTCTTCCATGGTTCATTCTTGAAATATGGGTTTCAGGGTGCCATGACCTCAATCTATGG ATTCGGCCGAGCCAAGATGCCTTGTAACGATATTTACTGCCATTACACTTATCCCACCAAATTATTAATGGATTTTGGGATGAAAACCGCTGAATACTGGATGCCAATAATCGTTTTAGTTATCCTCTACGTAATTCTCGACTTGACAGCCTACTGCTGTCTCCGattaaaactgaaaaaaatactgtaa
- the LOC135167333 gene encoding ATP-binding cassette sub-family G member 4-like: MGGGYDSGEDDSLMTGPAVKVVSKKSDDPEGPVEDPKSKSSITISFNDLSYTIRSKARGKGGKEVLLGIDGYFRGSCLNVLLGPSGAGKTSLLSILCGLRGKKEGVRGHIAINGNTSSTDTLRKLACYIPQEFALLPLLTARETLYFAARLKVQGADEQKINALVMKVAGTLGLQNCLCTRAGKLSGGEKKRLSIGVEIVVNPRVLVLDEPTSGLDSAASLQVITLLKTIAQSGCTVICSIHQPSSQMMTHFDEILVLAEGRELYCGPASKIVETFGEAGFSCPPFYNISEFVIEVITGQHGGDLDNLRSFSNKYQVVPNKSFVPVVSGQEDVERCVIIKNTAKCLKQRCGDWLNEFQMLMSRSTKCILRDNTFTKLRLTAHIVVGIFMGLVFCKFGGDASKVLSNIACLFFFLLFLFFSNAMPAVQIFPIEAEVFAREHMNNWYGLGTYHLTKVLTDLPLQTLCPTFFLVIAYCMTGQPTEYDRFMKSWLICFLLCILAQSFGMLTGAAVQTHAGTFLVPALNIPMCLFSGFFLKLGEVPSYMTPISFLSYFRYSFEGLMLAIYGDNRAVLPCTEDLCILTAPNKILRHMDMPSLEYSSTVYALLAWIAFLHLCIYWVLRWKSTKSL; the protein is encoded by the exons atgggcggtggATACGATAGCGGTGAGGATGACAGTCTCATGACAGGTCCAGCAGTGAAAGTTGTTTCGAAAAAATCGGATGATCCGGAAGGACCGGTTGAAGACCCGAAGTCTAAATCGAGTATAACAATTAGCTTCAATGACCTCTCATACACAATCCGTTCGAAAGCCAGAG GCAAAGGTGGCAAGGAAGTACTGCTGGGAATAGATGGGTATTTTCGGGGAAGTTGTCTGAATGTACTCCTCGGTCCTTCGGGAGCCGGCAAAACCAGTTTGTTAAGTATCCTGTGTGGCCTGAGGGGCAAAAAAGAAGGAGTCAGAGGCCACATTGCTATCAACGGAAATACGTCTTCTACTGATACCCTCAGAAAATTGGCCTGCTATATTCCTCAGGAATTTGCACTACTACCTTTGCTTACTGCTCGAGAGACACTTTATTTCGCCGCGAGGTTGAAAGTTCAAGGAGCCGATGAACAGAAAATCAACGCATTG GTAATGAAAGTGGCGGGCACATTGGGTCTCCAAAACTGCCTTTGTACAAGGGCCGGGAAGTTAAgtggtggtgaaaaaaaacgtCTCTCAATTGGCGTGGAAATTGTTGTTAATCCCCGAGTACTTGTGTTGGACGAGCCGACAAGTGGACTGGATAGTGCTGCCTCTCTTCAAGTTATCACTTTACTGAAAACCATTGCTCAGTCTGGCTGCACGGTAATTTGTTCTATTCATCAGCCGAGCAGTCAAATGATGACACATTTCGACGAAATTCTTGTTCTCGCCGAGGGCAGGGAGCTGTACTGTGGTCCAGCAAGTAAAATTGTGGAGACATTCGGGGAGGCGGGATTCTCCTGTCCTCCGTTTTATAACATCTCTGAATTTG TGATTGAGGTAATCACCGGCCAACATGGCGGCGACCTAGATAATTTGAGGAGCTTTAGCAACAAGTACCAAGTGGTACCGAATAAATCATTTGTGCCTGTAGTCAGTGGTCAAGAGGACGTTGAGAGATgcgtaataataaaaaataccgcAAAATGCCTCAAGCAAAGATGCGGTGATTGGCTCAACGAATTTCAAATGCTGATGTCGAGGTCTACGAAGTGTATTCTACGAGACAAT ACCTTTACGAAACTGAGACTAACTGCTCACATAGTGGTTGGAATATTCATGGGGCTGGTCTTCTGCAAATTCGGTGGTGACGCCAGTAAAGTATTGAGCAACATAGCCTGCCTCTTCTtcttcctcctcttcctcttcttcagcAATGCAATGCCAGCAGTGCAAATAT ttcCGATTGAAGCAGAGGTCTTCGCAAGAGAGCATATGAATAATTGGTACGGCCTGGGGACTTATCACCTAACGAAGGTCCTGACAGATCTCCCTCTACAG ACTCTCTGTCCTACATTCTTTCTGGTAATAGCTTACTGTATGACCGGACAACCAACAGAGTACGACAGGTTTATGAAGAGCTGGTTGATCTGCTTTCTCCTGTGTATACTCGCGCAATCCTTTGGAATGTTAACTGGAGCCGCAGTGCAGACTCAT GCCGGAACGTTCCTTGTGCCAGCGCTGAATATACCGATGTGCCTCTTCTCAGGATTTTTCCTGAAGCTCGGAGAAGTCCCATCGTACATGACACCCATCAGCTTTCTCAGCTACTTCAGATATTCGTTCGAGGGGCTCATGCTGGCGATTTATGGAGACAACCGAGCGGTCTTGCCATGTACCGAGGACTTGTGTATTTTAACCGCTCCTAATAAAATACTCCGACACATGGACATGCCGTCCCTGGAGTACTCCTCCACGGTTTATGCACTCCTCGCTTGGATAGCATTTTTGCATTTATGTATCTATTGGGTACTTAGGTGGAAGAGTACTAAATCATTGTAG